The DNA window AGGACCCGCAGGCACCGATCAACCAGTCGATCGAACTGTGGGGAAAGTATGAAGCGGCGCATCTCCGCGTGAAGTTCCAGGCGATTGCGGGCGTCAAGCACGGCGGGAAGGAGTTCTTCGACGCCGACCGCACGAAGCTTGTGTTGGCGTTTCTGGCCGAATCGCTTGGGGCAGCGGCGGGGCGGTAGCAGTATCAGCCGCGGACCGCGCGACCAGGCATGGTGGCGACACCGGTAGCGACGCCACAGCGGGGACAGTATCGGGCCGACCTGGCCAGCGGCGTGGCGCAGCCGTCGGTCACGCAGCGTGATGTCGCCGGCGTGCGGCCTTCGCCGGGGCGATGGAACGTCGGTTTCGAGAAGATGATGTCGCGTACGCGAGCTGCGAGCGCCTTGTTCACCCGGCCGAAAGCCCGGCTACGCAGGCGGCAGTCGGTCGCGCCGGCGAACGCGAAGGGGATCGCCCAGAACCCGCTCAGCATCGCCAGGGCCGCACACGACAGCAGCCACGGCGACAGCCCGAACCCGATCGGCTCCAGCAGTACCGGGGCGTAGCCCTCGGCGATCGCGAGCTTGTTGAACTCGTCAAGGAATCGCCGGAGCGACCAGGCGTACAAGTGAACCTGCAGCAGATGAGCGGAGTAGGCGACCGTCAGGCCGAGGCTCCAAACGCCGAAGACGACGAACGATGTTTCGGCCGAGACGGAGATGTATCGCGGCCAGAGCGCGCCATAGGTGAGCCCGATGAACCATGACCCGAGGTCATGACCCGGCGTAACCTGTGTGATGCCCCAAGCGACGGCACCGACAGCAGCGACGATGCCCACCATCGCGACCGTCAACAATGACGGATAGAAACGCACCCGGTACGCCGCAGCAAGCAATCGGCGTTCTTCGGTTTCCTTGGTACGAGACTCGCCCCACCGGGCCAGTTCGAGTAGTGCACGGCGGTTGGCATCGGCCGAGCGACGGAATCGAGCCGACCATCGCAATGCCGGAGCCACGCCGAGCGAGAAGATCGCGAGAACAACGGACGTCAGGAAGTTGGGCTTGGACGCAACCGAGCGCACCGAATCCAGTGCCGCCAGTGCGATAGAGGCGCGGACCGGTCGTACCGCCGCAGCGGACGACGGGACGATCCGGACCGGCGTTTCCGGCCGGACCAAACCGGGTCGATCAGAAATTGTCAGTTGGCCTGTGGTCACGGTTGGCTCTGGACTCACGCTTGCTGATTGTCAGACAACCCTCCGGTCGGCTGGATAGCCCTGATCCGGTTCGGATCAGAATAGCGATTCCAGGACATTGCGGTTCTACGCACTTCCGTCGGATGTCGTTGGGCGAGGGCATTCATTCCCATTCCGCAGCGCCGACAGAACTTTGCTGTTGTGTGATTTTCGGCGTGGCAGCGTGATCGTGGGCAACGCAAAGACGCCGCTTGCGAACGCATTGACAGACGCGGGTCCGGCATGCCCAGCAAGCCTGCGATGCCACGGCTGATCAATCGGACGACTTTGACCAGAACAATGCTGCCAAAGATCAGCATCGTCAGCGCGATCACGCCGATGACGAGAAGGACGAGAAAGAAGATTCCACCGAAACTCATCGCGACCATTTTGCACCATTCTAGCAACGGGTCAGTCTACGGACGCGTGTAAAGGGCAGGCCTGTTTGTAACAGTTTCACCGGCATCGGCGGTAACGTGCTTGCTTCACGGCGTTTACATCCAGACGCCGCGCCGAGACTGGTTATTCTGTCACCTGATGCCGGCTTCCATCGTCAGCGTCTGACCGCAGAAGATGCAGTGGTGGTCGGTCGGATCGGGGTAAGCCCCGCACTGGGGACATCGGCGTACGTTCTCCACCATCTGAACGCCGCAATGCATGCAGAACTGGTCGTTGGCATCGACCGCGCCTCGACACTGGGGGCAGGTGGTGCGTTTGCCGGTCATGGGTGGCGGGGCAACAACCCTGCCGGTGGGGAGTGGGGGAACGCCCGCCTTAGGCTTCATGCCGCCCGGGATCGGCGGAGCGCTC is part of the Humisphaera borealis genome and encodes:
- a CDS encoding zinc ribbon domain-containing protein; protein product: MVAMSFGGIFFLVLLVIGVIALTMLIFGSIVLVKVVRLISRGIAGLLGMPDPRLSMRSQAASLRCPRSRCHAENHTTAKFCRRCGMGMNALAQRHPTEVRRTAMSWNRYSDPNRIRAIQPTGGLSDNQQA